Genomic window (bacterium):
GAAGACAAGGATGAAAAGTAATCTCGGGAAACTCATCGTTGCCAATTCAATTACTCTAACACCTGGGACTTTTACGATGATGGTGGATGGTGATGAAATGTACATCCACTGGATTGATGTAAAGACAGAGGATGTTGAAAAGGCAAGTGAAATGATACCGGGGGTGTTTGAGAAATGTTTGCTCAAGTTCATGGAATAGTCGTGTATATCTTTGTTTCCTTATTGGGGCTTGCGGTTTTGCTCTCAAGCCTCCGTTTCATTTTAGGACCCACAGCGTCGGACAGAGTTGTATCTACAGACATTTTAACTACTATTACTACCATTGTTCTCGTATTTCTTTCCCTTGTCTTTGATAGGTATATCTACTTGGATGTTGCTCTTGTTTATGCGGTTCTATCCTTTATAGCAGTAGTAACCATTGCAAGATACCTTGAGGGGGGAGTATGATTAGGATCATCATTGGAGAAGCCTTTCTTATCCTTGGCGGGATTTTCGTTTTTCTCTCTTCTTTAGGACTAATTAGGATGCCCGATGTTTACAACAGGATGCAGACTTCAACAAAGGCGGTGACCCTCGGAGCAATCCTCAGCATAACGGGAATTGGAATTATAGAGCCTGCATGGTTAGTTAAGTGTTTGCTGATTGTACTCTTCTTGCTGTTTACTAACCCCATTTCTGCTCATTCCATAGGTAGAGCGTCATATATAAGGGGCGTAAAACTCTGGGATAAAAGCGTGGTTGACAAATTTTCGGAGTATATAAAGGAGAACAAAAATGAGTGAAGCAGTTGTTATTTTTAGTGTGGTTCTTGCACTTCTTGTCGTGGTATCAACATTTATTTTGTGGCTTACAAAGGATCTCCTTATCGGCGTGCTCTCTTCGGCCGTAATTAGTCTTGTGGCCTCTATATTCTTTCTTATCCTTCAAGCTCCCGATGTCGCTATTACTGAAGCTTCTGTGGGTGCTGCTTTAACGACGGGATTTTTTATTTTTGCGTTGAAACACGTGGGGAGGAGAGAGGATGATTAGAAAAATTATCTATTTTTTGATTTTAATTGCCTTTGGCTTTTTTGTTTATTCAGTCTTTTCTGCCTACTTTCCCTTTGGTGAAAACGTTCTGACTGGTGTTGCCAGATACTACGCCGAAAAAGGGGTAAAAGACCTGGGGGGAATTAACATTGTAACCTCTATCGTAACTATTTACAGGGGGTTTGATACCCTTGGCGAGGTTACAGTCCTCTTTCTATCCGTTACTGCTCTTGCTTTCACGTTGATTGGCTTGAAGGTGGAGAAGGTGAAACCCCCTAAGCCCACTCTGATCATGGAAACAGGAGGAAGGTACCTTGCGCCGCTTATAATCCTCTTTGGGGCTTATGTTTTCCTCCATGGGCACTTAACACCAGGAGGTGGATTTCCAGGTGGTGTTATTATAGCTACTGCCTTCCTTTTGCTTTTTGTCACCCAAGAACACTTCAGTCCCAAAAAGTTCCATATTACCATTACCGAGGTTCTTGCGGGTGCCTTCTACGTGTTGGTCGGCCTTCTTGGGCTTTACTACGTCAAATCTTTCCTCGGGAATTTTCTTAAAACGGGAAAGCCTGGTTACCTTGTGAGTGCAGGGATTATCCCCATTATCTACATCCTTATCGGGTTCAAAGTTGGAAGTGAAACGACATCTGCATTGAAAAATTTAAAGGAGGGTAGCGATGAACATTGAAAGCTGGATCTTTTACGGTGTTCCCATCTATTTGATTGTTATGGGAATTTTGGTTATCCTAACAACGAAAAATCTCTTTAAGATGCTTCTCGGACTTTCCATAATGGATAGTGGTATTAATATCCTCATCGTGGCGCTCGGCTATATAAGGGGTGCAACGGCACCGATTTATTCCCTATATCCTGAAATTTATGAAAAGGTTGTAGATCCAGTGCCTCAGGCCCTTGTGCTTACAGCCA
Coding sequences:
- a CDS encoding sodium:proton antiporter, which produces MNIESWIFYGVPIYLIVMGILVILTTKNLFKMLLGLSIMDSGINILIVALGYIRGATAPIYSLYPEIYEKVVDPVPQALVLTAIVIGIAFLGLGLALVIRIKEKYGTVNVEKLKELKW
- a CDS encoding MnhB domain-containing protein, producing MIRKIIYFLILIAFGFFVYSVFSAYFPFGENVLTGVARYYAEKGVKDLGGINIVTSIVTIYRGFDTLGEVTVLFLSVTALAFTLIGLKVEKVKPPKPTLIMETGGRYLAPLIILFGAYVFLHGHLTPGGGFPGGVIIATAFLLLFVTQEHFSPKKFHITITEVLAGAFYVLVGLLGLYYVKSFLGNFLKTGKPGYLVSAGIIPIIYILIGFKVGSETTSALKNLKEGSDEH
- a CDS encoding monovalent cation/H+ antiporter complex subunit F: MFAQVHGIVVYIFVSLLGLAVLLSSLRFILGPTASDRVVSTDILTTITTIVLVFLSLVFDRYIYLDVALVYAVLSFIAVVTIARYLEGGV
- the mnhG gene encoding monovalent cation/H(+) antiporter subunit G, whose protein sequence is MIRIIIGEAFLILGGIFVFLSSLGLIRMPDVYNRMQTSTKAVTLGAILSITGIGIIEPAWLVKCLLIVLFLLFTNPISAHSIGRASYIRGVKLWDKSVVDKFSEYIKENKNE
- a CDS encoding DUF4040 domain-containing protein gives rise to the protein MSEAVVIFSVVLALLVVVSTFILWLTKDLLIGVLSSAVISLVASIFFLILQAPDVAITEASVGAALTTGFFIFALKHVGRREDD